Proteins from a genomic interval of Chroococcidiopsis thermalis PCC 7203:
- a CDS encoding SufS family cysteine desulfurase has protein sequence MTFTQARTLADIVRADFPILQQEVNGKPLVYLDNAATSQKPLLVLNTLRNYYEQYNSNVHRGVHTLAAKATEAYEGARDKVAAFVNAAQREEIVFTRNATEAINLVAYSWGNSNIQRGDEIILSVMEHHSNLVPWQLLAQRTGAVLKFVELTPEEEFDLEQYKSLISDKTKLVAVVHVSNTLGCINPIQEIIAIAHQHGAKVLIDACQSVPHMPVNVQQMDCDWLVASGHKMCAPTGIGFLYGKLALLRSMPPFLGGGEMIADVYLDRSTYADLPHKFEAGTPAIGEAIALGAAVDYLGAIGMDKIYAYESELTQYLFEQLSQISEVRTYGPLPKVAGVGRAALASFTAGDVHPHDLSTLLDQAGVAIRAGHHCTQPLHRYIHAQSTARASLSFYNTREEIDIFIVALKEAVEFFGSIFG, from the coding sequence ATGACTTTTACCCAAGCAAGAACCCTCGCCGATATCGTCCGCGCTGACTTCCCAATCCTGCAGCAAGAAGTCAATGGCAAACCCTTGGTGTACCTCGACAACGCCGCCACCTCCCAAAAACCTTTACTCGTCCTCAACACCCTACGGAATTATTACGAGCAATATAACTCCAACGTTCATCGCGGCGTGCATACCCTAGCGGCTAAAGCAACCGAAGCTTACGAAGGGGCGCGGGATAAAGTAGCTGCGTTTGTCAATGCGGCGCAGCGAGAAGAAATTGTGTTTACCCGTAATGCTACCGAAGCAATTAACTTAGTCGCTTACAGTTGGGGTAATAGCAATATCCAACGGGGAGATGAAATCATCCTTTCCGTGATGGAACACCACAGCAACTTAGTACCTTGGCAACTCCTAGCCCAAAGAACGGGTGCAGTGTTGAAGTTTGTCGAACTGACTCCAGAGGAAGAATTTGACTTAGAACAATATAAGTCTTTAATTTCCGACAAAACCAAGCTTGTCGCTGTGGTTCACGTCTCTAATACTTTGGGGTGCATTAACCCAATACAAGAGATAATTGCGATCGCCCATCAACACGGTGCGAAAGTTTTGATCGATGCTTGCCAAAGCGTACCACATATGCCTGTTAACGTACAGCAAATGGACTGCGATTGGTTAGTAGCTTCCGGTCATAAAATGTGCGCTCCTACCGGAATTGGATTTTTGTATGGAAAACTAGCATTGTTGCGATCGATGCCACCGTTTTTAGGTGGTGGTGAAATGATCGCCGACGTGTATTTAGACCGTTCTACCTACGCCGATTTACCGCACAAATTTGAAGCAGGAACCCCAGCAATCGGAGAAGCGATCGCCCTCGGTGCAGCTGTAGACTATTTAGGGGCGATCGGCATGGATAAAATTTATGCTTACGAATCGGAATTGACGCAATATCTGTTCGAGCAACTGAGTCAAATTTCTGAAGTCCGCACCTATGGTCCATTACCTAAAGTAGCAGGTGTGGGTAGAGCTGCATTAGCTTCATTTACGGCTGGTGATGTTCACCCTCACGATTTATCTACTCTACTAGATCAAGCTGGGGTTGCTATTCGCGCCGGACACCACTGCACGCAGCCTTTACATCGTTACATCCACGCTCAGTCTACTGCACGGGCAAGTTTATCTTTTTACAATACCCGTGAAGAGATTGACATATTTATTGTTGCTTTGAAGGAAGCGGTAGAATTTTTTGGTAGTATCTTCGGTTAA
- the sufB gene encoding Fe-S cluster assembly protein SufB, with translation MSATVKTIVNQPYKYGFITDIEADIIPRGLSEDVIRLISAKKEEPEFMLEFRLRAYRQWLKMTEPTWHSVQYPPINYQDIIYYSAPKKKPKQLNSLEEVDPALLETFEKLGIPISEQKRLSNVAVDAIFDSVSVATTFKEKLAKEGVIFCSISEALREYPELVQKYLGSVVPTADNYFAALNSAVFSDGSFVYIPKNTKCPMELSTYFRINSGDTGQFERTLIVAEEGSYVSYLEGCTAPMYDTNQLHAAVVELVALDNAEIKYSTVQNWYAGDEKGKGGIYNFVTKRGLCQGVNSKISWTQVETGSAITWKYPSCVLVGDNSVGEFYSVALTNNMQQADTGTKMIHVGKNTRSTIISKGISAGNSSNSYRGLVKVNPKAQGARNYSQCDSMLIGDNARANTFPYIQVQNNTAKIEHEASTSKIGEDQLFYFAQRGISSEDAISMMISGFCKDVFNQLPMEFAVEADRLLSLKLEGSVG, from the coding sequence ATGAGTGCAACTGTCAAAACCATCGTCAACCAGCCTTACAAATACGGCTTTATTACCGACATCGAGGCAGATATTATTCCTCGCGGTCTGAGTGAAGACGTTATCCGCCTGATCTCTGCTAAGAAAGAAGAACCAGAGTTCATGTTGGAATTTCGTCTGAGAGCTTACCGTCAATGGCTGAAGATGACAGAACCTACTTGGCACAGTGTCCAGTATCCTCCCATCAACTATCAAGATATTATCTACTATTCCGCGCCGAAAAAGAAGCCCAAGCAACTGAATAGCTTGGAAGAAGTCGATCCCGCATTGCTGGAAACTTTTGAAAAGCTTGGTATTCCCATATCAGAACAGAAGCGTCTATCTAATGTCGCAGTAGATGCCATTTTTGACAGCGTTTCTGTAGCTACCACCTTCAAGGAAAAGCTAGCTAAAGAAGGTGTAATTTTCTGCTCGATTTCCGAAGCTTTACGGGAATATCCAGAGTTAGTTCAGAAATATCTGGGTAGTGTCGTGCCAACGGCAGATAACTACTTCGCGGCACTCAATTCCGCTGTATTCAGTGACGGTTCCTTCGTTTATATCCCCAAAAACACCAAATGCCCGATGGAACTGTCTACATACTTCCGCATTAATAGCGGCGATACAGGACAGTTCGAGCGGACTTTGATTGTAGCCGAGGAAGGGAGCTACGTTTCCTACCTAGAAGGCTGTACCGCACCGATGTACGACACTAATCAGCTACACGCGGCGGTGGTGGAACTTGTCGCTTTGGACAATGCTGAAATTAAATACTCTACCGTGCAAAACTGGTACGCTGGCGACGAGAAGGGTAAAGGCGGAATTTACAACTTCGTCACCAAGCGCGGTTTGTGCCAAGGAGTTAATTCTAAGATTTCTTGGACGCAGGTAGAAACGGGTTCGGCAATTACTTGGAAGTATCCTAGTTGCGTGTTAGTCGGCGATAACTCTGTCGGTGAGTTTTATTCTGTGGCGCTGACGAATAATATGCAGCAAGCCGATACAGGAACGAAGATGATCCATGTTGGTAAGAATACTCGCAGCACGATTATTTCCAAGGGAATTTCTGCCGGGAACTCTAGCAACAGCTACCGTGGTTTGGTGAAAGTTAACCCGAAAGCACAAGGAGCGCGGAATTATTCTCAATGCGATTCAATGTTAATTGGAGATAATGCGCGGGCGAATACATTCCCCTACATTCAGGTACAAAATAACACTGCCAAGATCGAGCATGAAGCTTCGACTTCTAAGATTGGCGAAGACCAATTATTCTACTTCGCGCAGCGGGGTATTTCTTCAGAAGATGCAATCTCGATGATGATTAGCGGTTTCTGTAAGGATGTGTTTAACCAGCTACCAATGGAATTTGCTGTAGAAGCCGATCGCCTGCTGAGTCTGAAACTGGAAGGTAGTGTGGGTTAA
- the sufR gene encoding iron-sulfur cluster biosynthesis transcriptional regulator SufR → MVTTQQPSTKQDILQYLMKQGQATAQELATELDVSPQAIRRHLKDLEAEELIVYQAVHLGMGRPQHVYKLSDRGRDRLRRTINDGGGDSHGQFAVSLLDTLAQTVGREQMGTILRMQWERKALEYRDRVGEGSLQERVANLVELRKAEGYMAEWYFVNEENSARGFIITEHNCAIANVAESFPVVCGHELEMFATVLPDCQVERTHWIIDGEHRCGYLVRSTGERGKL, encoded by the coding sequence ATGGTGACAACGCAGCAGCCCTCGACCAAGCAGGACATTCTGCAATATTTAATGAAGCAGGGGCAAGCCACGGCGCAGGAGCTAGCCACAGAGCTTGATGTCAGTCCACAAGCGATTCGTCGCCATTTAAAGGATTTAGAAGCAGAGGAACTCATTGTATATCAAGCAGTTCATCTGGGCATGGGGCGACCGCAGCACGTATATAAACTAAGCGATCGCGGGCGCGATCGCCTGCGTCGTACTATTAATGATGGAGGGGGAGACAGTCACGGACAATTTGCCGTTTCCCTGCTCGATACCCTCGCCCAAACAGTGGGGCGAGAACAAATGGGGACGATTTTACGAATGCAATGGGAGCGTAAAGCTCTAGAATACCGCGATCGCGTCGGCGAGGGTTCGCTGCAAGAGCGAGTCGCCAACTTGGTAGAATTGAGGAAAGCTGAAGGTTACATGGCAGAATGGTATTTTGTCAACGAAGAGAATTCAGCTAGAGGATTTATCATTACCGAACATAATTGCGCCATTGCCAACGTTGCTGAATCCTTCCCTGTAGTCTGCGGACACGAATTAGAAATGTTCGCCACAGTTTTACCTGATTGTCAAGTTGAGCGTACCCACTGGATTATTGACGGCGAACACCGATGTGGGTATTTAGTACGAAGCACGGGAGAAAGGGGAAAGCTGTAG
- the sufD gene encoding Fe-S cluster assembly protein SufD, translating to MNIQVSPTVTNGSHGSVSGGDNYLIELLQQCQKGVETLHVTSLREIRDRASSIIRQSTLPTTKIEEWRFTDLSALKQFNFQVAAPTGLPAALVTPLTFSEAANSRLIFINGVYTPEHSAIGDLPKGVVVSNLSGLPAEYRDRVYNYLAKSEAGQDIFTALNTAAITDVAVVWIPKNVVVEAPIHLLFIANSFRTPTINQPRCLVVAETGSSVTLVEDYLNQFNIEDPEEGEAEVGETVYFTNAVTEIWLGENAQVSHTRVERESVEAFHIGKTAITQARDSRYTCNAITLGAKLSRHNLDIYQTGEQTETILNGLTIIAGQQTADTHSAIALNYPYGMSRQLHKCIVADKAHTVFNGRVFVAKAAQLTDAGQLNRNLLLSSKARVDTKPQLEIIADNVKCSHGATVSQLEDDEIFYLQSRGINAADAQNLLVNAFAAEIINQLPIPSLQQTLLKAVTREATTLNLAD from the coding sequence ATGAATATTCAAGTTTCTCCAACAGTGACGAATGGCAGTCATGGTAGCGTGTCGGGTGGGGATAACTACCTGATAGAGTTGCTGCAACAGTGTCAAAAGGGTGTAGAAACATTACATGTAACGTCTCTACGGGAAATTCGCGATCGCGCTTCTTCCATTATCCGTCAATCTACTCTCCCTACTACCAAAATTGAAGAGTGGCGGTTTACCGATTTATCTGCTTTAAAACAGTTTAACTTTCAAGTGGCGGCTCCCACCGGATTACCAGCAGCACTGGTGACACCACTCACCTTCTCAGAAGCAGCAAATAGTCGTTTGATATTTATCAACGGGGTGTATACGCCAGAACATTCTGCAATCGGTGATTTACCGAAAGGTGTAGTAGTTAGCAATTTATCAGGATTACCAGCAGAATACCGCGATCGCGTTTACAACTACCTGGCAAAATCTGAGGCAGGACAAGACATATTTACCGCCCTGAATACGGCTGCAATTACGGATGTTGCTGTCGTCTGGATTCCTAAAAATGTTGTCGTAGAAGCTCCAATTCACCTGCTATTTATCGCTAACTCTTTTAGAACACCAACAATTAATCAACCGCGCTGCTTGGTAGTCGCGGAAACTGGTAGTAGCGTCACGCTGGTGGAAGACTACTTAAATCAATTTAATATTGAAGATCCTGAAGAAGGCGAAGCCGAAGTTGGAGAGACGGTATACTTTACCAACGCTGTTACGGAAATCTGGCTGGGAGAAAATGCCCAAGTTAGTCATACTAGAGTTGAACGGGAAAGCGTAGAAGCATTCCATATTGGTAAAACTGCGATTACTCAAGCACGGGATAGCCGTTACACCTGCAATGCGATTACTTTAGGGGCAAAACTGTCGCGCCACAATTTAGACATCTACCAGACAGGAGAACAGACAGAAACAATTCTCAACGGCTTAACTATAATAGCAGGGCAACAAACAGCCGATACCCATAGCGCGATCGCACTAAATTATCCTTATGGTATGAGTCGTCAACTCCATAAATGCATTGTCGCCGATAAAGCCCACACTGTATTTAATGGGAGAGTCTTTGTTGCTAAAGCCGCTCAACTTACGGATGCAGGACAACTGAACCGCAACTTACTCCTCTCTTCCAAAGCTAGAGTAGACACCAAGCCTCAACTGGAAATTATCGCTGATAACGTCAAGTGCAGTCACGGTGCTACTGTCAGCCAGTTGGAAGACGATGAGATTTTCTACCTGCAAAGTCGCGGAATTAACGCTGCTGACGCTCAAAATTTGTTAGTTAACGCCTTTGCTGCTGAGATTATTAACCAACTACCAATTCCCTCTTTACAACAAACTCTGCTCAAAGCTGTTACCCGCGAAGCTACAACATTAAATCTGGCTGATTGA
- the sufC gene encoding Fe-S cluster assembly ATPase SufC: MIIENSEILLSVKDLTAEVDGNPILKGVNLEVRAGEIHAIMGPNGSGKSTFSKALAGHPAYEVTGGEAIFQGKDLLEMEAEERARAGVFLAFQYPLEIPGVSNLDFLRVAYNSRRKEQGLEELDAFDFDDLIQEKLDVVKMDAAFLNRSVNEGFSGGEKKRNEILQMALLEPKIAILDETDSGLDIDALKIVANGVNQLASPENATILITHYQRLLNYIVPDYVHVMAGGRIIKSGGKELALELESRGYDWVLEQAATEVGV; this comes from the coding sequence ATGATTATTGAAAATAGTGAAATTTTGCTGTCGGTGAAAGACCTGACAGCTGAAGTTGATGGGAATCCAATTTTAAAGGGAGTGAATTTAGAGGTTCGCGCTGGAGAAATCCATGCGATTATGGGACCGAATGGCTCTGGTAAAAGCACTTTTTCTAAAGCCTTAGCAGGACACCCAGCTTATGAGGTGACGGGTGGCGAAGCAATTTTTCAAGGTAAAGATTTGCTGGAGATGGAAGCGGAAGAACGAGCTAGAGCTGGAGTTTTTCTGGCATTTCAGTATCCCTTAGAAATTCCTGGCGTAAGTAATTTGGATTTCTTGCGAGTTGCCTATAATTCTCGCCGAAAAGAGCAAGGTTTAGAAGAATTGGATGCATTCGATTTTGACGATTTGATCCAAGAAAAATTGGATGTTGTCAAGATGGATGCGGCTTTCTTAAACCGCAGCGTGAATGAAGGGTTTTCTGGCGGCGAGAAGAAGCGGAACGAAATTTTGCAAATGGCACTGTTGGAACCAAAAATTGCAATTTTGGATGAAACAGATTCAGGATTAGATATTGACGCGCTGAAGATTGTTGCTAATGGCGTGAATCAATTAGCCAGCCCTGAAAATGCCACAATTCTAATTACTCACTATCAGAGATTGCTCAACTACATCGTCCCAGATTACGTCCATGTTATGGCTGGGGGACGGATTATTAAGAGTGGTGGTAAGGAGTTAGCACTGGAATTAGAGTCTCGCGGTTACGATTGGGTGTTGGAGCAAGCTGCGACTGAGGTAGGAGTGTAA